One genomic window of Leptospira perdikensis includes the following:
- a CDS encoding SPFH domain-containing protein, with protein MGATVIVVFLVVVYIIKKTIIIVPEQSVYVKERLGVLNGVLKSGFYFMIPFVDQIRYRQNLKEQTIDIDPQVCITKDNVSVEVDGVLYLKVVDGEKASYGIDNFMLATTQLAQTTLRSEIGKLIFDNLLSERDEINGRVVSNIDRATDPWGIKVTRYEIRNITPPKQILLEMENQMKSERERRAEITISQGEKEARVNHSVGERQESINISEGEKIRLVNEAEGRALEITVISNATAKGLQLISEAISKKGGKEAVSLQITQEYMDALGQIFKTSKTTVVPENLANIGGVFEGLSKITTKIPQVGE; from the coding sequence ATGGGCGCAACCGTCATCGTTGTATTTTTGGTCGTTGTTTATATCATCAAAAAAACAATTATCATTGTTCCAGAACAAAGTGTTTACGTAAAAGAAAGATTAGGTGTATTGAATGGTGTTTTGAAATCGGGATTTTATTTTATGATTCCATTCGTAGATCAAATTCGTTACCGACAAAATTTAAAAGAACAAACCATTGATATCGATCCACAAGTTTGTATTACAAAGGATAACGTATCCGTTGAAGTGGATGGTGTATTGTATCTAAAAGTTGTGGATGGAGAAAAGGCATCTTACGGAATCGATAACTTTATGTTAGCAACCACACAACTTGCACAAACCACTCTTCGTTCCGAAATTGGAAAATTAATTTTTGATAATTTACTTTCAGAAAGAGATGAAATCAATGGTCGAGTTGTTTCTAACATTGACCGTGCCACAGATCCTTGGGGAATTAAAGTCACAAGATACGAAATTCGAAATATCACACCTCCCAAACAAATCCTACTGGAGATGGAAAATCAAATGAAATCCGAAAGGGAAAGACGAGCAGAAATCACTATCTCCCAAGGAGAAAAGGAAGCTCGGGTCAATCATTCCGTAGGAGAAAGACAAGAATCGATTAACATTTCCGAAGGGGAAAAAATTCGGTTGGTCAATGAAGCGGAGGGAAGAGCTCTAGAGATCACTGTGATCTCGAATGCCACTGCAAAAGGTTTACAATTGATTTCGGAAGCCATTAGTAAAAAAGGCGGAAAGGAAGCTGTGAGTTTACAAATCACACAAGAATATATGGATGCCCTAGGCCAAATTTTCAAAACTTCGAAAACCACTGTGGTTCCAGAAAACCTTGCCAATATCGGTGGAGTTTTTGAAGGACTTTCTAAAATCACAACAAAAATCCCGCAGGTAGGAGAATAG
- a CDS encoding heme-binding domain-containing protein gives MKRIFLILLGVFLILQFFPVARTNPPITSEIQTNVEVKEVLKRSCYDCHSNETVWPAYSYIFPASLLISHHVEEGREELNFSEFGLLAERKQNKKIYEVWEQVEEAEMPPKDYLLLHPGAELSEKDKEVLKVWTDTYNKESE, from the coding sequence GTGAAACGAATTTTCCTCATTCTTTTGGGAGTTTTTCTCATCCTCCAGTTTTTCCCAGTTGCAAGAACCAATCCTCCCATCACTTCCGAAATTCAAACTAATGTAGAAGTGAAAGAAGTTCTGAAACGAAGTTGTTATGACTGCCATTCGAATGAAACCGTTTGGCCAGCTTATTCTTATATTTTCCCGGCTTCGTTATTGATTTCACACCATGTAGAGGAAGGGCGAGAAGAATTGAATTTTTCAGAATTTGGACTTCTTGCTGAAAGAAAACAAAACAAAAAAATATATGAAGTTTGGGAACAGGTGGAGGAAGCCGAGATGCCTCCGAAAGATTATCTGTTGCTACATCCTGGTGCTGAGTTATCTGAAAAAGATAAAGAGGTTTTGAAAGTTTGGACGGATACTTATAATAAGGAATCAGAATGA
- a CDS encoding ectonucleotide pyrophosphatase/phosphodiesterase: MQQIRKFLFFAFGFLLVLFVFLPLEAKPNKPSEKRASQSSKIRQTIVLSIDGFPAYYLLDTKYHSYFPHLNEIFQKYGVSEIVTVNPSVTYPAHTSMVTGKDPAEHGILNNTLSDPFEKNDGGWMWYAEDIFSPTLWDLAKENRKSTANVFWPVTVGAGIDWNLPQYWRKKIPEDDKLLRVLSTKDLHKEAELAVGAPLNDVSKDEVKLKTATWLFQNKKPDLMLVYTTDLDTNHHGFGPGSEKALSRLLELDKAIFEFLQSVGAFSPKGPGLVIVSDHGFHSADVVCAPNVVLKQKGYIRDEDGTFQLTFKSSGGTAVLLPGGNAKLADAEIQSLVSEILAACPGAEWIPANSNMLGEGINQTSEGEENRNLQKKIHPNALGLLRTSQSMFFSGTRKGEVFTKSQTKIHGHGYWNTNPEMKTIGFVYDPTGKKHQFQSVKDVFRIVKDMLGLKEKKNKGPRVSTKP, from the coding sequence TTGCAACAAATCAGGAAATTTCTATTTTTTGCTTTTGGATTCCTTTTGGTTCTGTTTGTTTTTCTGCCTTTAGAAGCCAAACCCAATAAACCTTCAGAAAAACGTGCGAGTCAATCCTCAAAGATTCGCCAAACCATTGTTCTTTCTATCGATGGATTTCCTGCTTACTACTTATTGGATACTAAATACCATTCTTATTTCCCACACCTAAACGAAATTTTCCAAAAGTATGGTGTTTCTGAAATTGTAACAGTCAATCCATCGGTAACGTATCCGGCACATACTTCGATGGTGACAGGAAAAGATCCGGCAGAACATGGAATCCTCAACAATACTTTATCCGATCCTTTTGAAAAAAACGATGGGGGATGGATGTGGTATGCGGAAGACATCTTTAGTCCTACACTTTGGGATTTGGCAAAAGAGAATCGGAAATCCACTGCGAATGTATTTTGGCCTGTCACTGTGGGGGCCGGTATCGATTGGAATCTCCCCCAATATTGGAGAAAAAAAATCCCAGAGGATGACAAACTCCTTCGAGTGCTTTCCACAAAGGATCTTCATAAAGAAGCGGAACTTGCCGTAGGAGCACCGTTAAACGACGTCTCAAAAGATGAAGTGAAATTAAAAACAGCCACTTGGCTCTTTCAAAATAAAAAACCGGATCTGATGTTGGTTTACACAACGGATTTGGACACCAACCACCATGGGTTTGGCCCTGGATCAGAAAAAGCCCTTTCCCGACTTTTGGAATTGGACAAAGCCATTTTTGAATTTTTACAGTCCGTGGGAGCATTTTCACCCAAAGGTCCGGGACTTGTGATCGTTTCTGATCACGGGTTTCATTCTGCCGATGTGGTTTGTGCACCGAATGTGGTTTTAAAACAAAAAGGGTACATTCGGGATGAGGACGGAACTTTCCAACTCACCTTTAAAAGTTCTGGTGGAACCGCCGTCCTTTTGCCTGGTGGGAATGCAAAACTAGCGGATGCGGAAATCCAATCCCTTGTTTCTGAAATTCTAGCGGCCTGTCCAGGAGCCGAATGGATTCCTGCTAATAGCAATATGTTAGGTGAAGGAATCAACCAAACCTCAGAAGGCGAGGAGAATCGTAATCTGCAAAAGAAAATTCATCCCAATGCTTTAGGACTTTTACGGACTTCGCAATCTATGTTTTTTAGTGGAACCAGAAAAGGGGAAGTGTTTACCAAGTCCCAAACAAAGATTCACGGACATGGGTATTGGAATACAAACCCTGAGATGAAAACCATTGGATTTGTGTATGACCCAACGGGAAAAAAACACCAATTCCAATCGGTAAAAGATGTATTTAGAATCGTGAAAGATATGTTAGGTCTTAAAGAGAAAAAAAACAAAGGGCCTCGTGTTTCCACAAAACCCTAA
- a CDS encoding peptidylprolyl isomerase, protein MKPTFFHKVPFFAFLFLLASQTIFCSDQRFKKITYEPVSYSPSKVIVKRADQTLAKLPEKPAIYAVFSTTAGDLVLELYDDAAPKTVQNFIDLAQGEKEFRTDKGSERRPFYDGLKFHRVIENFMAQGGCPRGDGTGGPGYQTEDEINGKALGLDKLKIKDAPQYQAQLQRAVLAEFKIQSRAEFEEKRTEVEKAYQEAMELPVLEVLHRVGYRYNEVVPSKKALRGSLAMANAGPNTNGSQFFINQVDTPHLDGLHTVFGFLVSGYDVLDRIIEKGNLQTTIRKVVIIDKRQ, encoded by the coding sequence ATGAAACCAACGTTTTTCCACAAAGTCCCTTTCTTCGCCTTTCTCTTTTTACTTGCTTCACAAACCATATTCTGTAGTGACCAAAGATTCAAAAAAATAACATATGAACCCGTTTCCTATTCTCCTTCCAAGGTAATTGTCAAACGTGCCGATCAAACCCTAGCCAAACTTCCTGAAAAACCCGCCATTTACGCAGTGTTCTCAACGACAGCAGGTGATTTGGTTTTGGAACTTTATGATGATGCAGCACCAAAGACTGTGCAGAACTTTATTGATCTCGCCCAAGGTGAAAAAGAATTTCGAACGGACAAAGGTTCCGAAAGACGACCGTTTTACGATGGTTTGAAATTTCACCGTGTCATTGAAAACTTTATGGCACAAGGTGGCTGTCCTAGAGGTGACGGAACCGGTGGGCCTGGATACCAAACAGAAGATGAAATCAATGGAAAGGCATTGGGACTCGACAAACTCAAAATCAAAGATGCACCCCAATACCAAGCCCAATTGCAACGAGCAGTTCTTGCTGAATTCAAAATCCAATCGAGAGCTGAGTTTGAAGAAAAACGAACCGAAGTAGAAAAAGCTTACCAAGAAGCTATGGAATTACCTGTTTTGGAAGTATTACACCGAGTGGGTTACCGTTACAATGAAGTCGTTCCTAGTAAAAAGGCTCTTCGTGGATCCTTGGCTATGGCCAATGCCGGCCCCAATACCAACGGATCACAATTTTTTATCAATCAGGTAGACACACCACATTTGGATGGTCTTCATACTGTCTTTGGATTTTTAGTTTCCGGGTATGATGTACTTGACCGAATCATTGAAAAGGGGAACCTTCAGACGACAATTCGAAAGGTTGTCATCATCGACAAACGCCAATGA
- the fliN gene encoding flagellar motor switch protein FliN, which produces MGEGSLSQEDIDALLGGFSGGGNAPAGGGSGGGGGLDDLDALVGGSGGDDNGPSFADIAAALGPSATPTPARSGAKSQSSPGSNTANLNLLLDVTLQLTIELGRTTMFIKDVLQLTEGTVVELDKNIGEELDILANGKLVGRGKLIILDDYYGVQITQIVDPMERLGGPAFL; this is translated from the coding sequence ATGGGTGAAGGTTCACTATCACAAGAAGATATAGATGCATTACTCGGCGGATTTAGCGGCGGAGGAAATGCTCCTGCGGGTGGTGGTTCCGGAGGCGGAGGCGGCCTGGATGATTTGGACGCTCTTGTCGGTGGAAGTGGCGGAGATGACAATGGTCCTTCTTTTGCAGACATTGCAGCAGCTTTAGGTCCTAGTGCAACACCAACTCCTGCCCGGTCAGGTGCTAAATCCCAGTCCAGTCCAGGAAGTAATACTGCAAACCTCAATTTACTTTTAGATGTCACTCTCCAACTCACCATTGAACTTGGTCGCACGACCATGTTTATCAAAGACGTCCTCCAGCTCACAGAAGGAACCGTTGTTGAACTGGATAAAAACATTGGCGAGGAACTCGATATCCTTGCGAACGGAAAATTAGTAGGACGGGGAAAACTGATTATTTTGGATGATTACTACGGTGTTCAAATCACTCAAATTGTAGACCCTATGGAAAGACTTGGTGGTCCTGCCTTTTTATAG
- the fliM gene encoding flagellar motor switch protein FliM: MTEILSQDEIDALLNAISSGEVSEDEYSSVGEQKKVKIYDFKRPDKFSKDQIRTLQMMHETFARLATTGLSAQLRALVVVHVASVDQLTYEEFIRSIPNPTTLAVINMDPLRGSAILEIDPSISFTIIDRLFGGKGESSKVNRELSDIELSVMEGIIVRILGNLRESWSTVIDLRPRLGNIETNPQFAQVVPPNDMVVLITLETKVGEVEGMTNLCIPYITIEPIINKLSAQYWYSSIRKGEVDENRAVIQERLDQVKIPLISEVGSVDISLNDLMNLHVGDVIKLENTPIKTDLMVKVGDRSKFKATPGRVGNRLAIQIGDSIEDIPDELLGSTRSEQEY; encoded by the coding sequence ATGACGGAAATCCTTTCCCAAGACGAAATTGATGCCCTGTTAAATGCCATCTCCTCGGGCGAAGTATCCGAGGATGAATACTCATCGGTTGGGGAACAAAAGAAAGTCAAAATCTACGACTTCAAACGTCCGGATAAATTTTCAAAAGACCAAATTCGTACCTTGCAGATGATGCACGAGACTTTTGCCCGTTTGGCAACCACTGGTCTATCGGCTCAGTTACGAGCCCTGGTTGTGGTGCACGTGGCATCGGTGGACCAGTTAACCTACGAAGAATTCATTCGATCCATTCCGAATCCCACAACTCTTGCTGTGATCAATATGGATCCACTCCGTGGGTCTGCCATTTTAGAAATTGACCCATCCATTTCGTTCACCATCATCGATCGTCTGTTTGGTGGTAAGGGTGAGTCTTCCAAAGTCAACAGAGAACTTTCTGATATCGAGTTATCGGTAATGGAAGGTATCATTGTCAGGATTCTCGGAAACTTACGAGAGTCTTGGTCTACGGTAATTGATTTGCGTCCAAGACTAGGAAATATTGAAACGAACCCACAATTCGCACAGGTCGTTCCTCCAAATGACATGGTGGTATTAATTACTTTGGAAACCAAAGTGGGTGAAGTGGAAGGGATGACCAACCTTTGTATTCCCTACATCACCATTGAACCAATCATCAATAAACTTTCTGCACAGTATTGGTATTCCTCGATTCGTAAAGGGGAAGTGGACGAAAACCGTGCCGTCATCCAAGAACGACTCGACCAAGTCAAAATCCCTCTGATTTCAGAAGTGGGAAGTGTGGACATCTCTCTGAATGATCTCATGAACTTACACGTTGGGGATGTGATCAAACTGGAAAACACGCCGATCAAAACAGACCTTATGGTAAAGGTAGGGGATCGTAGTAAGTTTAAGGCCACACCGGGTCGTGTGGGGAACCGTCTTGCCATCCAAATTGGAGATAGCATTGAGGACATTCCAGACGAACTCCTTGGATCTACCAGATCGGAACAAGAATACTAA
- the argH gene encoding argininosuccinate lyase yields MKEKKLWGGRFDAPPSSLMIRIGESISFDKELYAHDIEGSISHSRMLKRIGILSESEQRKIETGLVQIKKEIDSGKFEFKIENEDIHMSVESRLTELLGDLGKKLHTGRSRNDQVSQDVRLYIKSEVETILVLLADLLVAWIGKAETHTKTIIPGYTHLQIAQPIRASHYFLSHFWANIRDFEDFLDAYERADELVLGSGALAGVNYATDREFLKKDLSLSRISENSIDAVSQRDHIFKFLFASSQFMIHVSRFCEEIILYTSQEFSYFKLPDHLTTGSSIMPQKKNPDVAELIRGKAGRVIGSLTHLLVMVKGTPLSYNRDFQEDKLPLFDTVKQIKLSIEGVRDMVQGIQVFPENAIRSLRSGFSTATDLADWLVSAKGIPFRSAHEIVGELVKHCSSKGYDLFTIPSGERGQIHAVLTDPGYEAAISLETSCDKKDVMGGTSLFRQKEQIKRAKAKVNELTKKLKSIESKGKK; encoded by the coding sequence ATGAAAGAAAAAAAATTATGGGGTGGCCGTTTTGATGCACCGCCATCTTCGCTGATGATTCGAATTGGAGAATCCATTAGTTTCGATAAAGAACTTTATGCTCATGATATTGAAGGTTCTATTTCCCATTCGAGAATGTTAAAACGAATCGGAATTTTATCAGAATCAGAACAAAGAAAAATCGAAACTGGTCTTGTGCAGATCAAAAAAGAAATCGATTCTGGAAAGTTCGAATTTAAAATCGAAAATGAAGACATCCATATGTCTGTGGAGTCTCGCCTAACGGAACTTCTTGGGGATTTGGGAAAAAAACTCCACACGGGACGTAGTCGTAATGACCAGGTTTCGCAGGATGTTCGTTTGTATATCAAATCGGAAGTGGAAACAATTCTTGTTTTACTTGCTGATTTACTTGTTGCTTGGATAGGAAAGGCAGAGACACATACCAAAACCATTATCCCTGGATATACCCATCTTCAAATTGCTCAACCGATTCGCGCTTCCCATTATTTTCTTTCCCATTTTTGGGCCAACATACGTGACTTCGAGGATTTTCTCGACGCTTACGAGAGGGCGGATGAATTAGTGTTAGGTTCTGGTGCTTTGGCTGGTGTCAATTATGCAACTGATAGAGAGTTTCTTAAAAAAGATTTGTCTCTTTCTCGGATTTCCGAAAATTCTATAGATGCGGTAAGTCAAAGAGATCATATCTTTAAATTTTTATTTGCTTCGTCTCAGTTTATGATCCATGTCTCTCGGTTTTGTGAAGAGATCATTCTTTACACTTCCCAGGAATTCAGTTATTTTAAACTCCCCGATCATTTAACTACGGGATCGTCCATTATGCCTCAGAAAAAAAATCCCGATGTTGCTGAACTCATTCGAGGAAAAGCGGGCCGTGTGATTGGAAGTTTAACCCACCTACTTGTGATGGTAAAAGGTACACCTTTATCGTATAACAGAGATTTTCAGGAAGATAAACTTCCATTATTTGATACTGTCAAACAAATCAAACTGAGTATTGAAGGGGTCAGGGATATGGTTCAGGGAATCCAAGTGTTTCCTGAAAATGCAATCCGTAGCCTTCGTTCCGGATTTTCCACAGCCACCGACCTTGCCGATTGGTTAGTGAGTGCGAAGGGAATTCCATTTCGTTCGGCTCATGAAATTGTTGGGGAACTTGTCAAACATTGCTCATCGAAGGGTTATGATTTGTTCACCATCCCTAGCGGAGAGAGGGGACAAATCCATGCCGTCCTGACAGATCCCGGATATGAAGCAGCTATTTCCCTTGAAACATCTTGCGACAAAAAAGATGTGATGGGTGGAACTTCGCTTTTTCGTCAAAAAGAACAAATCAAACGGGCGAAAGCGAAGGTAAACGAATTGACCAAAAAACTAAAATCGATAGAATCCAAAGGTAAAAAATAA
- a CDS encoding SPFH domain-containing protein, whose product MEFVYLAFWAIVAIYLIYNIFRCIRIIPAQDVLIVERLGKYSRSLRAGFHILIPFIDRDAYYHTLKEQSIDVQPQICITHDNVQVKVDGVIYLKIIDPVRASYGIEDFQFAAIQLAQTTMRSVIGTMELDKTIGEKDLINSTIVAAIDQASEPWGIKVNRYEILNIVPPKSVLDAMEKEKKAQIAKRSQVLLSEGERDSRINRSLGFKEEAVNKSEGEKQRRINSAEGKATEIEALAVATAKGIEAIAGAISDQGGASAIKLQITKAFIQNFLHVAKENTEILVPADVMNLPNLIANLTEPKKPKT is encoded by the coding sequence ATGGAATTCGTATACTTAGCATTTTGGGCGATTGTTGCCATTTATTTAATCTACAATATCTTTCGCTGCATTCGGATCATCCCCGCACAAGATGTTCTTATCGTGGAACGTCTCGGAAAATACTCTCGTAGTTTACGTGCAGGATTTCATATCCTCATCCCGTTCATTGACCGTGATGCTTATTACCACACTCTCAAAGAACAATCCATAGATGTCCAACCGCAGATCTGTATCACACATGACAATGTGCAGGTGAAAGTAGATGGAGTGATTTATCTCAAAATCATTGATCCGGTTCGAGCTTCTTATGGAATTGAAGACTTTCAATTTGCTGCCATCCAACTCGCACAAACAACTATGCGTTCTGTGATTGGAACGATGGAACTCGATAAAACAATCGGTGAAAAAGACTTAATCAATTCTACGATTGTCGCAGCCATCGACCAAGCATCTGAACCTTGGGGAATCAAAGTGAATCGGTATGAGATTCTCAATATTGTTCCACCCAAATCAGTTCTTGATGCCATGGAAAAAGAGAAAAAAGCCCAGATCGCCAAACGTTCCCAGGTACTTCTTTCTGAAGGGGAAAGAGATTCAAGAATCAATCGTTCTCTTGGTTTTAAAGAAGAAGCTGTAAACAAATCGGAAGGGGAAAAACAAAGAAGGATCAACTCTGCGGAAGGAAAAGCAACAGAAATTGAAGCTCTTGCCGTTGCGACAGCAAAAGGGATTGAAGCCATCGCTGGTGCCATCTCTGACCAAGGGGGAGCTTCTGCGATCAAACTTCAGATCACGAAGGCTTTCATCCAAAACTTCCTACACGTTGCCAAAGAAAATACGGAAATCCTTGTGCCTGCAGATGTAATGAACTTACCAAACCTCATTGCAAACTTAACAGAACCAAAGAAACCAAAAACATAA
- a CDS encoding GNAT family N-acetyltransferase: protein MEFEVTYTLERIKNPSEDLQTDLWNRLHEFSVSKLGDPGMEKKEFFALLVKEGEELVAASLCYLFFKGLNLQLLWVAEEKRGMDLGTKLLKQIEEEAKTLGATLVFGYSFGFQAPKFYIKLGYEEVGKISNYPEGQNCYFLCKKLVSELT from the coding sequence ATGGAATTTGAAGTTACTTATACATTAGAAAGAATCAAAAATCCTTCTGAAGATTTACAAACGGATCTTTGGAATCGGCTTCATGAATTCAGCGTATCCAAATTAGGTGATCCTGGTATGGAAAAAAAAGAGTTTTTTGCTCTTTTGGTAAAAGAGGGTGAGGAACTTGTAGCTGCATCCTTATGTTATTTATTTTTTAAAGGACTCAACCTCCAACTCCTTTGGGTGGCCGAAGAAAAACGAGGGATGGATTTAGGAACCAAGTTACTCAAACAAATTGAGGAAGAGGCTAAAACTCTCGGTGCCACTCTTGTGTTTGGATATTCTTTTGGATTCCAAGCTCCTAAGTTTTATATAAAACTGGGTTATGAGGAAGTGGGAAAAATTTCAAACTATCCAGAGGGTCAAAATTGTTACTTCCTTTGTAAAAAATTAGTTTCTGAACTCACTTGA
- a CDS encoding type 1 glutamine amidotransferase domain-containing protein, which produces MKKVLFVLTSHGEKGNAGSTGYHLGEVAHPWKVLHDAGVEMDLVSPKGGEPPVDGFDLEDVANKEFWNHPLYQEKRIHTKSPKEIKASDYSAIYFAGGHGTMWDFPDNAELQGLTRSIYESGGIVGAVCHGPSALVNVTLSNGSKLIEGKRVNGFSNEEEEIVKLEGVVPFLLEDKLIAAGGTYSKSAPWNSHVEVDERLVTGQNPQSAKAVGEAILSLLKK; this is translated from the coding sequence ATGAAAAAAGTATTATTTGTATTAACAAGCCACGGAGAAAAAGGAAACGCCGGTTCCACGGGTTACCATTTGGGAGAAGTAGCTCACCCATGGAAGGTCTTACACGATGCCGGTGTGGAAATGGATTTGGTCAGTCCGAAAGGGGGTGAACCTCCTGTGGATGGATTTGATTTGGAAGATGTGGCCAACAAAGAATTTTGGAACCATCCCCTTTACCAGGAAAAACGCATCCATACCAAGTCCCCAAAAGAAATTAAGGCAAGTGACTACTCTGCCATTTATTTTGCCGGTGGGCACGGAACCATGTGGGATTTTCCAGACAACGCGGAACTCCAAGGCCTCACAAGATCCATCTATGAATCAGGTGGGATTGTGGGAGCTGTTTGTCACGGTCCCTCGGCACTTGTCAATGTCACTTTGTCCAATGGGTCCAAACTGATTGAGGGAAAACGAGTGAATGGATTTTCCAACGAAGAAGAAGAGATTGTGAAACTAGAAGGAGTGGTTCCTTTCCTATTGGAAGACAAACTGATCGCTGCCGGTGGTACGTATTCCAAATCAGCACCTTGGAACTCTCATGTGGAAGTGGACGAAAGGCTTGTGACAGGACAAAATCCGCAGTCGGCAAAAGCTGTTGGAGAGGCCATTCTTAGTTTATTAAAAAAATAA
- a CDS encoding NfeD family protein translates to MDFIFANTAYLWIFLGLILLFSEFLLPGTFVMFLGIGAIFTGIFTRLVPIEFYTQVVVWVVSSLVSILVGGSAVKRFFKSESSVDPFIQDDFLNQIVPVETDILVQRHGGKIKFQGTLWDAVSTNSKIPKGNFVRILSRDNLTFTVERVDS, encoded by the coding sequence TTGGATTTTATTTTTGCAAACACAGCCTATCTATGGATTTTCCTTGGACTCATTTTACTGTTTTCAGAATTTCTCCTACCCGGAACTTTTGTGATGTTTTTAGGAATTGGGGCCATTTTTACCGGTATTTTTACCCGTTTGGTGCCCATTGAATTCTACACCCAAGTGGTGGTCTGGGTGGTTTCTAGTCTTGTTTCCATCCTCGTGGGTGGATCTGCCGTCAAAAGATTTTTTAAATCTGAATCTTCTGTGGATCCTTTCATCCAAGATGATTTTTTAAATCAAATTGTTCCTGTTGAAACAGATATCCTTGTCCAAAGACATGGTGGGAAAATAAAATTCCAAGGAACTTTATGGGATGCGGTCTCCACTAATTCGAAAATTCCTAAAGGAAACTTTGTTCGTATCCTTTCACGAGATAATCTTACCTTCACCGTGGAACGAGTGGATTCATAA
- a CDS encoding RNHCP domain-containing protein produces the protein MSRESDLSKFQKFSKKKRFDDEDDDISTSNSQTKSFRFRSDTGEFRCVECKQMVFPPGYGTGQRNHCPNCLTSLHIDSAPGDRKANCGSKMEAISIWVRNGEWVILHRCKGCGVIHANRIGPDDNESLLLSLAAQAMAKPSFRLFEENPVEVPPD, from the coding sequence ATGTCACGAGAATCCGATTTATCTAAATTCCAAAAGTTCTCTAAGAAAAAACGTTTTGATGACGAAGACGATGATATTTCTACCTCTAATTCTCAAACGAAGTCTTTTCGTTTTCGTTCCGATACAGGTGAATTCCGTTGTGTAGAATGTAAACAAATGGTTTTTCCTCCAGGATACGGAACCGGACAGAGAAACCATTGCCCCAATTGTCTTACCAGTTTGCATATAGACTCAGCACCAGGCGACAGAAAAGCAAACTGTGGAAGTAAAATGGAAGCCATTTCCATTTGGGTGCGTAACGGAGAATGGGTGATCTTACATCGATGTAAGGGATGCGGAGTGATCCATGCCAATCGCATTGGACCGGACGATAATGAATCTTTGTTATTGTCACTTGCGGCCCAAGCTATGGCCAAACCAAGTTTTCGGTTGTTCGAAGAAAATCCGGTGGAAGTTCCACCGGATTAA